The genomic stretch GGCTTCCTCCGGGTACGGGGCCGGGGGGAACGAGATGTTTCCCGCCTGCCGGTTCGGAACGGCGAGGAGCGGGAGCGAAACGGCGGCGGCCGCCGCGGCGAGGAGGGTCGCGCGAAACTTCAAGAGGTCTCCTTTTCGACAGCGTGGCGCGCATGGTACGAAGAACGAACGAGCGGGCCCGCCTCGACGTGCCGGAATCCGAGCCGAAGACCTTCGGCCCGGAGCCCGTCGAACTCCGCGGGCGTGTAGTATTTCTCGACGGGAAGGCGTTTCTCGTAGGGCTGGAGGTACTGGCCGACCGTGGCGATGTCGCAGCCGTGCGTCCGCAGGTCGGACAGGGTGGCGATCACCTCTTCGGCCGTTTCCCCGAGGCCGACCATGATCCCCGATTTCGTCCGCATCTCGAGGCCGTCGCGCCGCCGGCGCGCGTCCGCGCGGGCCAGCAGCGCGAGGGACCGATCGTAGACGGCGTCCGGGCGGACCCTCCGGTAGAGGCGCGGCA from Thermoanaerobaculia bacterium encodes the following:
- a CDS encoding lipoyl synthase, which gives rise to DGGAAHFAATIRAIRRRNPGCAVEVLIPDFCGDAAALDAVLEAAPSVLNHNIETVPRLYRRVRPDAVYDRSLALLARADARRRRDGLEMRTKSGIMVGLGETAEEVIATLSDLRTHGCDIATVGQYLQPYEKRLPVEKYYTPAEFDGLRAEGLRLGFRHVEAGPLVRSSYHARHAVEKETS